GGTCAGTGGAAAAAGCTGTAGAATTTATTCAAGAGCAAAAGGGCAAACATTTTGACCCTGAAATGGTCGATTTATTTATACAACAATTAGATAAAGTTATTGAAATAAAGCAGCGTTGGAAAGATTAAATGTTAGAAAACTAGCGCTAACGCCTTCGCTTTTAAAGCAGATTGTTTGTCTCCCATAACATGCGCGCAATTAATACAACCCTCTTTGAGTAACAACAGTAACTCTACCAGCGAAGTGAGCTGATTCTTATCGGATATTAATGGTTCAAGTTGCTGTTCGAAAAAATGCTTGATATGCGTTTTATGCTGCAAACATAATTTTTTGATTTCATTATGATGATCGCTATATTCTGCTGCAGAATTTACAAAAAAACAGCCACTGAACGACCCTAGCTCCACTGATTTATCATTAATCCACTCATCTAACGCATCAAATACTTGTTCAATAAAAACCGTAGTTGAGCTGTTATCGTTACACTTTTGAATGAACCATGTCATAAAGCTTTGATCTCGTTCAATAACACAAGCCTGAATTAACGCTTCTTTACTGGCAAAATGATTATATAAGGTTTTTTTAGCAATACCTGATTCTACCAAAATTTCATTAATTCCTACCGCATGAATACCTTTTTCATAAAATAACTTTAACGCAGTATTTACTAGTTGTTGACGCTTATCTATTTGTTTCATTTTAGGATCTTACGGTGCATGGAGTATTTAACTAAGCCATGATGTGTATTAATTATTTAATTGAGGATTAATTAACGAACTTAGTGATAAATAAAATATTGCACAAGTATACAGACTTGTCTACTATAGCTCAACCAGGTAGACAAGTCTGTATACTTTAAAGCATTGTTTATTGGGTTATCAAATTAAATCAATCGTTGGAGTTAGTATGGAAAATACACGCCCACCTTTACCACCATTTACAGCGAAAAGTGCCGTAGAAAAAGTAAGAGCCGCAGAAAATGGTTGGAACAATAAAGACCCACAAAAAGTGTCATTGGCTTATACCAAAGATAGTCAATGGAGAAATCGTTCAAGCTTTGTGAATGGCCGAGATGAAATTGTCGAGTTTTTAACAGAAAAATGGCAAAAAGAAATAGACTATAAATTAATTAAAGAGCTTTGGGCTTTTACCGAAAACCGCATTGCTGTTCGTTACGCTTATGAGTATAAAAATTCTGAAGGCCAATGGTTTCGAGCATATGGCAATGAAAACTGGGAGTTTGATGAATTTGGCTTAATGAAAAATCGTTATGCTTGTATTAACGATTTAGCTATTGAAGCAAAAGATCGTTTATTTACCTGGCAAGGTAACATTCGTCCCGATGATTTCCCCAGTTTGACTGAGCTAGGACTATAGCTAATTATCTTAAAGAGTAATCAATAACTATATTCGTATTGATTACTCAATTATCTAATACTGATTGTTTAACCTGCACCATAAATTTTCTTAAAATTTGCTAAATTCCAACCAATCATGACTTCATTGCCAATTTTTAGTGCTGGAACAGAGCGAGCACCAATAGCATCAAGCTCTTTTCTACCGCGCTGCATTTTCGCATTGGTTAATCTGTATTTAATGTCATTATCATCTAAATATTTTTGAGCTTCACGACAATAGGGGCATTTATCTGAAATATATAAAACAACGCGTTTCATCACTAACCTTTACAGAGCTATTAAAGAGTCGCTATTTTACTGAAGTCTCACAAAAAAACAAAGATGAATTAACTGAGCTATCAATTACTGCCTCGATGAAAAGTACTCCTCTGTTTTATCTTAGCAAAATTAGTCGTCACCTTTTACCGGAAAGCTTTCAAATTTATGTTTGACTTTCTCAGGTGCATTACTATCAATATAAAGTGTCGAGACAATTTTTTTATCCTGAGCTGTCCAATGCATATGACCATGATTGTTCAATGTTACCGATACTGTATTTATCCCTTCTTTAAAGTGTTCAGCAGGTAAATGCACATCTAATCCATATACACGCTGAATTTTAATACCGTTTATATATAAATGCGCATGTCCTTCAACAAAACCTGTTTCTTTATCGATAGATACAGACATAAGATCTGCCATACTAGAAACGCCATTTGGTGGGGGCGTTAAATGATAGTTTTGTATTTTAAGGTGTAAGTTATAACCCGACATTGTGTCTTTATTTAAGACTAAACTTAAAGCCGGTTCTTTTACATTCGTTGGTACAGCAATAGGTAAATGGGAATGATCCATTTGCATCGGTTTAGTTTGTTCATTGCTTACCGACTGTGCTTTGGTTTCACCTATGCTAACAGCCAATACCATTACTAAAATAACAAAATAACTTTTCTTCATAACGTGGATAATTTCACCTAAAATTTAAACATACTATATCAATACAACTACAAAACAAGATTAACGCAGAGGCATTACCCCTGCGTTAATTTTTAACCTCAGGAAGGAATTATCCGTTTGGAGGACCGCCACCTGGAGGGCCACCACCTGCAGCAGAAGTACCACACTGGCTTATAGAATTTGTTGCAAGTTCACCTTTAAAGTCTGGTCCAATCGTATAAGGATAAGCTGGCATTAATGTGCCATCTGCATCTTGTGTTAACGTAATATGGTAGTGGTAACCTTTACCATCGTTAGTATCATGGCCATTATGTTTATCTAACTGAGCACCTGTTACTGTTTCGTTAGCAAAGTAGTAATCTTCGTAAAAATAACCATCATCTGCCGCTAAAACGTTACCAGATAAAGTATTAACATCTTCACCAATAGCTGGACCATTTGCTACAGTTTCAACACCTTGAGAAATATCAGCCGGGTCAACTAAAATACAGCTTCTTTCGCCTTCAGTACTACAACCACCTTCACTTGCATCTAAACCGTAGTCACGAATTTTCCAGCCACTTATCGCTAAAGTATTCTCACTTTCATATGGTCCATAAAGTGGGTAACCGTCGGCAGCAAAACCGTAAATAGGAGAATGAGCATCGCTGCTATCACCTACTAAGGTAGCTAAACAGCTAGTATAAAAATGATGATGATAATCACCTTGTGCCGCATGACCACCACAAATATCAACATCGTACTGTTCAGCAACAGGTGCTAGGCTATACCAAACGTTATTGCCTTCGCTCATGCCATCGCCCCAGTTATAAATACTGGTACCATTAACCATCAAGCCAATTTTACCTAAACCGGTTTCACACGCTTCTTCAGTTTCGTCTATTACTGTTGGCTCTGCAGGAAAGTAAGCTTGAGTTGTTTGTTCAGTAGGACAACCTGGACCTGGAGGCCAGTAACCATCACCGCCTGTATCTAAACAGTTTTCAGTGCTACTGTTGTAACCAATGTCTTCACCAAAGGTAACCACTTGCCCAGCTACGGCTGAAGTGCTGCCAGAGCTAAAATCTGTAGCTGCTTTCGGACGTTGATTAAGTTGTTCAACAATAGATTCGGTAATAGTTACGTCGTATTTAGGAATACCTGTTGTTTCAACATACGCATATTCAACATCAAGGCTATCTTCAACTACAGTAACCATTTCAGCAACTTGTACGTTTACTAAGACGCTACCTGAGGTTGAAGCGATTTTTTCAGAGCTGGTTTCATTGTTAATTATCCAACTTGATAAACTTGATACAGTAGTTGTGGTTTGCGGAGTAACAATAATATCAACACTATCAGATACAACCGCATTAGTGCCGTCATCTACTGTTAATTCAAATGTAAGTACTTCTTGGCTTTCAAGCTCAGGAGCTGTAAAAGTAATGGTAGTACTATCAACTTGATTTATCGTAACAGTGGTGCCAGACGTTTGACTCCAGGTTGTAACGACTTCGTCATCATCTGAGATAGACGCAGTAATAGTCACTTCTTGGGCTGATACAACTGTTTGCTCGGCTCCAGCATCTACTACAGGTATTTCATTAATAACTTCCACTGGTACTGTTGAATCAACTGAATCACTTGAATCACTACCACCACAGGCTGTTAATCCCAAAA
The sequence above is a segment of the Colwellia sp. 20A7 genome. Coding sequences within it:
- a CDS encoding YHYH protein; this encodes MKKSMLMLALISVLGLTACGGSDSSDSVDSTVPVEVINEIPVVDAGAEQTVVSAQEVTITASISDDDEVVTTWSQTSGTTVTINQVDSTTITFTAPELESQEVLTFELTVDDGTNAVVSDSVDIIVTPQTTTTVSSLSSWIINNETSSEKIASTSGSVLVNVQVAEMVTVVEDSLDVEYAYVETTGIPKYDVTITESIVEQLNQRPKAATDFSSGSTSAVAGQVVTFGEDIGYNSSTENCLDTGGDGYWPPGPGCPTEQTTQAYFPAEPTVIDETEEACETGLGKIGLMVNGTSIYNWGDGMSEGNNVWYSLAPVAEQYDVDICGGHAAQGDYHHHFYTSCLATLVGDSSDAHSPIYGFAADGYPLYGPYESENTLAISGWKIRDYGLDASEGGCSTEGERSCILVDPADISQGVETVANGPAIGEDVNTLSGNVLAADDGYFYEDYYFANETVTGAQLDKHNGHDTNDGKGYHYHITLTQDADGTLMPAYPYTIGPDFKGELATNSISQCGTSAAGGGPPGGGPPNG
- a CDS encoding nuclear transport factor 2 family protein, with the translated sequence MENTRPPLPPFTAKSAVEKVRAAENGWNNKDPQKVSLAYTKDSQWRNRSSFVNGRDEIVEFLTEKWQKEIDYKLIKELWAFTENRIAVRYAYEYKNSEGQWFRAYGNENWEFDEFGLMKNRYACINDLAIEAKDRLFTWQGNIRPDDFPSLTELGL
- a CDS encoding TetR/AcrR family transcriptional regulator, giving the protein MKQIDKRQQLVNTALKLFYEKGIHAVGINEILVESGIAKKTLYNHFASKEALIQACVIERDQSFMTWFIQKCNDNSSTTVFIEQVFDALDEWINDKSVELGSFSGCFFVNSAAEYSDHHNEIKKLCLQHKTHIKHFFEQQLEPLISDKNQLTSLVELLLLLKEGCINCAHVMGDKQSALKAKALALVF
- a CDS encoding glutaredoxin family protein, with protein sequence MKRVVLYISDKCPYCREAQKYLDDNDIKYRLTNAKMQRGRKELDAIGARSVPALKIGNEVMIGWNLANFKKIYGAG